DNA sequence from the Oscillatoria salina IIICB1 genome:
TAAGACTAATTGCAGTAATCCAACAATAACTCCGAGGATAACTAGCCAGATAATACCAAATACACCGAAAATTAGCGCCCCGACACCACCATCATTAGCCGCGATCGCGCCAGCTAAAATTAACACAAATAAGATTATAAAAAAGAGTACTGTTAAGGCAATTCCATAAAGAGTCATCGAAAGTTGGAAATTTAGTGATTCTCTTCCGTGAGCATCGATAAATTCGTCTTCGTTTTTTTTGATTAACCAGACAATTAATGGACCAACGATGTTAGTGAAGGCAAAAGGTGGTAAACCGATAAATGATAAGATTAAGCCAAGAAATGATGCTAAATGGCATAACATTGCCCAAGTACGGGCTTCTGGATTAAGAGATTGCACGATCGCTTACCTCGAATTTCGATATCGATACTCGTCCACGATAGCAATATTTTTCCCTCATTTCCCTCGTTCCCTGGCTCTGCCGGGGAACGCACCACAGAGGCTCTGCCTCGTCATTTTTGAAGCCCATTTCTAGGCTCCGCCTAGAAACGAGCATTTTTCCCTCGTTCTCCCCTGGTTCCCTCGCTCCGCCGGGGAACACACAACAGAGGCTCTGCCTCGTCATTTCAGCGCCAACAGATTGTCCAGGGAGGCGGAGCCTCCGAGGAGCATTTCTAGGCGGAGCCTAGAAACGAGAAATCAATCCTCAACCGATAGTTTCTCTTCCACCCACTGAATAACCTGTTTCCCCAAACGCACATTATTCAAACGATCGATTTCGCGAATCCCCGTCGGGCTGGTAACATTAATTTCCGTAAGATAGCCGCCAATTACATCAATTCCCACAAAATATAATTTATCTGCTTGCAATTTTGGCGCAAGTATGCTAATAATTTCTTGTTCTCGTGGGGTAATTTCGGTTTTGACGACTCGTCCGCCCACTGCCATGTTACCGCGAAATTCTTTACCGGAGGGAATGCGATTAACTGCACCGATCGCTTCGCCCTCAAGGAGGATAATACGTTTATCGCCTTCTTTGGCTGCGGGTAAATAATCTTGTACCATTACGGGTTCTTTGCCCCATTTTGTGCTAATCTCAATCAGAGAATTTAAGTTGCGATCGCTCTCATGCAAAAATAAAATTCCTTCGCCTGCTTTTCCTCCTAACGGTTTGAGGACTCCACCTTCTCTTCCTTCGATAAATTCCCGAATCACTAATTTATCCTGGGAGACAATAGTTTCCGGGATTACGTCAGGAAACTGCATTGCATAGAGTTTCTCGTTGGCTGCTTGTAAAGCGCGAGGTGAGTTGATAACTAAAGTTTTTTCGGGATCGAGTAAATCCAGGATTTGCGTCGCGTAGAGATAAGGTATAGTTACAGGTGGATCGGTACGCATGAACACGGCATTCATTTCCTGTAGCGATCGCCCAGTCACCTCAACCACTCGATACCAATTTTCCTGCGCCACCCAGCGATCGTCAATTAATTCGACAAATTCTAACTCGACTCGTTCCAGTAAAGCCCAAGCTTGACCCTTGACAATACTCAACTTTTCTGCTACAGTTACCCAAACCTCATGTCCCGAAGCTTGGGCAGCTTCCATCATGGCGACCGTAGAATCGTGACCGGGATCGAGTTTATTGAGAGGATCGATGATGAATGCAAATTTCACGCCTTTGTCCTTTTAATTTGAAAATCGCCTCGCCTCTTTCCATTTAACCTTACTTTTGAGCCAAAATTGGAACCAAGCAACTCGCTTGGTTCGTTGTCAAAGCCCAATTAAGCACTTTTTTGCAGCATAGGGTCAAGTTTACCTTCTGCTTCTAAGGCATAAAGATTGTCACAACCGCCAATGTGTTCTTTGTCGATAAAAATTTGCGGTACAGAAGTACGTCCATTAGCGCGATCGATCATTTCTTCTCTACCTTTCGCATCGCCGTCAATGCAATATTCAGTATAGTCTACACCTTTCCTGTCTAATAAACCTTTGGCGCGAATGCAGAAAGGACAGCGACTCCAAGTGTAAATTTCTACGTTTGCCATCGTTAATTCCTCAACTGTAAAGTTATATTTCAATTTTAACTGGTGCGAAGTCACTGCCAGCCAAAATCGCACTTGACAAACTCGTATAGCTGCTGATTATAAGGTGCAAAGAAACTGCGTAGTTCTTCGCGCAAAGCTAAATCGATTTCGTCGTAAGTTCCTTGGTTGTAAACTGGAAATTGCTGTTTTGATACTTGGGGTAATTCGAGAAATTCCGTTACTTGGTTGACAATTTGGTCGGGTTGTGAGAATAAATCTTCGCTTTTAATTATCAAAAATTGTTCTGGGGGAAAGTATTCTAGCCAGTATTGGAGATGAATAATGTAGAGTCCTGTTGCCAAATGATAGCAACTAAGAGTTGGCTTTTGAGTGTTGTTTTGGTTAAAAGAAGCTAGCTTTTCTGTAAGTTGTTGCATTTCGGCGATCGCTACTTTCTTAAAATCAGTTTCTTTTTCTGCCCCTTTGCGACGACGATGAGCATAGTGGGAATAAGCGCGATCGATGGGATTTCGCAATAATAAGATTAGTTTAGCATGAGGAAGAAGATTCTCGATCCGCTTTGGGACAGTGGTAGAGCGACAAAAATAATCGGGACTGGCTTCACCTACAAGTGAATTCGAGTTTGTCAACCATTGTTGTAAAGGAAAATAGCTTTTGTACCAAGAAAGTCCTTCGTCAAAA
Encoded proteins:
- the grxC gene encoding glutaredoxin 3 is translated as MANVEIYTWSRCPFCIRAKGLLDRKGVDYTEYCIDGDAKGREEMIDRANGRTSVPQIFIDKEHIGGCDNLYALEAEGKLDPMLQKSA
- a CDS encoding sulfotransferase domain-containing protein, which produces MKNNLRRRASKTYRRLTSGIRQLPDFIIIGVAKGGTTSLFQYLATHPKIAFSTAKETNYFYNHFDEGLSWYKSYFPLQQWLTNSNSLVGEASPDYFCRSTTVPKRIENLLPHAKLILLLRNPIDRAYSHYAHRRRKGAEKETDFKKVAIAEMQQLTEKLASFNQNNTQKPTLSCYHLATGLYIIHLQYWLEYFPPEQFLIIKSEDLFSQPDQIVNQVTEFLELPQVSKQQFPVYNQGTYDEIDLALREELRSFFAPYNQQLYEFVKCDFGWQ
- the gshB gene encoding glutathione synthase, whose protein sequence is MKFAFIIDPLNKLDPGHDSTVAMMEAAQASGHEVWVTVAEKLSIVKGQAWALLERVELEFVELIDDRWVAQENWYRVVEVTGRSLQEMNAVFMRTDPPVTIPYLYATQILDLLDPEKTLVINSPRALQAANEKLYAMQFPDVIPETIVSQDKLVIREFIEGREGGVLKPLGGKAGEGILFLHESDRNLNSLIEISTKWGKEPVMVQDYLPAAKEGDKRIILLEGEAIGAVNRIPSGKEFRGNMAVGGRVVKTEITPREQEIISILAPKLQADKLYFVGIDVIGGYLTEINVTSPTGIREIDRLNNVRLGKQVIQWVEEKLSVED
- a CDS encoding DUF4870 domain-containing protein, producing the protein MQSLNPEARTWAMLCHLASFLGLILSFIGLPPFAFTNIVGPLIVWLIKKNEDEFIDAHGRESLNFQLSMTLYGIALTVLFFIILFVLILAGAIAANDGGVGALIFGVFGIIWLVILGVIVGLLQLVL